From the genome of Terriglobales bacterium, one region includes:
- the dnaN gene encoding DNA polymerase III subunit beta: MEISVSRSDLLKELATTQGVVERKATIPILSNLLLEAEGDKLSITATDLDLSLRVSCPAKVKKDGACTIPARKFHDYVKLLPEGDLSLKLLENHWVQLRLGRSNTKMVGMARSNFPSMPPFPTAGTIKLPAKVLQTLIGKTIFAISNEESRYTLNGALMVLKPESITMVATDGHRLAHIENTAAKPEGLTGGEMRTLIPRKAMSELNTLLADTDAESVEFARDESTLHFRVGGRLLASRQLTGQFPNFEAVLPKDNTKVVRVACDEISGAIQRVAQFADERSGAIRLRLEKNELKVSSSSMETGESEDSLETSYAAEPITIGFNSHYLLDFLKAVGSGDVALEFKDEQSAGQLRPADGDPYKYRYIVMPMRI, from the coding sequence ATGGAGATATCCGTCAGCCGGTCGGATCTTCTGAAAGAACTTGCCACCACCCAGGGTGTGGTGGAGCGCAAGGCCACGATTCCCATCCTGTCGAACCTCTTGCTGGAAGCCGAGGGCGACAAGCTCTCCATCACGGCCACCGATCTCGACCTCAGCCTGCGCGTTTCGTGCCCGGCGAAAGTCAAGAAGGATGGAGCCTGTACCATCCCAGCGCGCAAGTTCCACGATTACGTGAAGCTGCTGCCGGAGGGAGACCTTTCACTGAAGCTGCTGGAGAACCACTGGGTGCAGCTCCGGCTTGGGCGCTCCAACACCAAGATGGTAGGCATGGCGCGCAGCAACTTCCCCAGCATGCCGCCGTTCCCGACGGCCGGGACCATCAAGCTGCCGGCGAAGGTCCTGCAGACGCTGATCGGCAAGACGATTTTCGCCATCTCCAACGAGGAATCGCGATACACGCTGAACGGCGCGCTGATGGTGTTGAAGCCCGAGTCCATCACCATGGTGGCCACCGACGGGCACCGCCTGGCGCACATCGAGAACACCGCGGCGAAGCCCGAGGGTTTGACCGGCGGAGAGATGCGCACGCTCATCCCCCGCAAGGCCATGAGCGAACTCAATACTTTGCTGGCGGATACCGACGCCGAATCCGTGGAGTTCGCGCGTGACGAATCCACGCTGCACTTCCGCGTAGGCGGGCGCTTGCTGGCCTCCCGCCAGCTCACCGGCCAGTTCCCCAACTTCGAAGCCGTGCTGCCCAAGGACAACACCAAGGTCGTGCGCGTGGCCTGCGATGAGATCTCCGGCGCCATCCAGCGCGTGGCCCAGTTCGCCGACGAGCGCTCCGGCGCCATCCGCCTGCGCCTGGAGAAGAACGAGCTCAAAGTGTCGTCGTCGTCGATGGAAACCGGCGAATCCGAGGATTCGCTCGAGACCAGCTACGCCGCCGAGCCCATCACGATCGGCTTCAATTCGCATTATCTGCTGGACTTCCTTAAGGCCGTTGGTTCCGGTGACGTCGCGCTCGAGTTCAAGGACGAACAATCCGCCGGCCAGCTCCGCCCCGCCGACGGCGATCCGTACAAGTACCGCTACATTGTGATGCCCATGCGGATTTGA
- a CDS encoding energy transducer TonB, with the protein MTYKSKRIWAPVLGALLVSGALTGAQETPVEKQPKRIRVSQGVVEANLLKKVAPTYPEAAKAARVEGLVVLTVIITEGGKIQEVRLRSGDPLLAPAAMEAVKQWAYKPYLLNGEPIEVETTITVRFQLRNQPPLAPQALPPEVAGTFTGTVYRNDFFGFQCALPAELAVKTNELKGGLGGRTVLLHASAEQTQFRPGKSVTLMAEDARYYWGEKWSEKTGADYVAKVTQALKERGILSSGLPTEFRLGKLAFHRQNYTTESPLRPVQSVLAAVHEGYVITVILIGPGEHDLDSLFNLFTEVKVTSKSPSKAKD; encoded by the coding sequence ATGACCTACAAGTCGAAGCGCATTTGGGCCCCGGTTCTTGGGGCCCTTCTGGTTTCGGGCGCGCTGACGGGCGCTCAGGAAACGCCCGTTGAGAAACAGCCGAAGCGGATTCGTGTGTCGCAGGGGGTAGTGGAAGCAAACCTGCTCAAGAAAGTCGCGCCTACGTATCCGGAAGCTGCCAAAGCTGCTCGTGTTGAAGGCTTGGTAGTCCTGACAGTGATCATTACCGAAGGCGGAAAAATCCAGGAAGTGCGTTTGAGGTCGGGGGATCCCCTGTTAGCGCCCGCCGCAATGGAAGCTGTCAAGCAGTGGGCATACAAGCCTTACCTGTTGAATGGTGAACCGATTGAGGTCGAGACGACGATCACGGTCAGGTTCCAGCTTCGGAATCAGCCGCCTCTAGCGCCACAAGCTCTGCCACCAGAGGTCGCTGGCACCTTTACGGGCACTGTCTACCGCAATGACTTCTTCGGTTTCCAATGCGCCCTTCCTGCCGAGCTTGCAGTGAAGACGAATGAGTTGAAGGGAGGGCTGGGTGGCAGAACCGTGCTGTTGCACGCCTCGGCAGAACAGACCCAATTTCGGCCCGGCAAGAGCGTGACTCTCATGGCAGAGGATGCAAGGTACTACTGGGGCGAGAAATGGTCCGAGAAAACCGGCGCCGACTATGTTGCAAAGGTCACGCAAGCCCTCAAGGAAAGAGGCATCCTATCGTCGGGACTACCGACAGAGTTCAGGCTTGGCAAACTCGCCTTCCACCGTCAGAACTACACAACTGAGTCCCCATTACGGCCCGTGCAAAGCGTCCTGGCGGCTGTCCATGAAGGGTATGTAATCACAGTCATCTTGATTGGTCCCGGCGAACATGACTTGGACTCCCTATTCAATCTCTTCACCGAAGTAAAGGTAACATCGAAATCGCCAAGCAAGGCCAAAGACTAG
- a CDS encoding putative metal-dependent hydrolase, with amino-acid sequence MDLRYPIGPFDWKGSATADDRLRSIEAIERAPAALRSALVGLNAEQLDTPYRPGGWTVRQVAHHVPESHMNAYIRFKLALTEDQPTIKPYDENLWSQTPDVRLTPIETSLAILEALHQRWVILLRSLKPADFARTFTHPQYGKTFPLDWALAMYAWHGAHHTAHITSLRERMGWK; translated from the coding sequence ATGGACCTCCGCTACCCTATCGGTCCGTTTGATTGGAAGGGATCGGCGACCGCAGACGATCGCCTCCGCTCCATCGAGGCCATCGAGCGCGCCCCGGCGGCGCTGCGCTCGGCGCTTGTCGGTCTGAACGCCGAGCAGCTCGACACGCCCTATCGGCCCGGCGGATGGACCGTGCGGCAGGTGGCGCATCACGTTCCCGAGAGCCACATGAACGCCTACATCCGCTTCAAGCTGGCGCTCACCGAGGACCAGCCCACCATCAAGCCCTACGACGAGAACCTGTGGTCGCAGACGCCGGACGTCCGGCTGACGCCCATCGAGACCTCCCTTGCCATCCTGGAGGCGCTGCACCAGCGCTGGGTGATCCTGTTGCGCTCGCTCAAACCCGCCGACTTCGCCCGCACCTTCACCCATCCCCAGTACGGCAAGACCTTCCCGCTCGATTGGGCGCTGGCCATGTACGCGTGGCACGGCGCCCACCACACCGCGCACATCACGTCGCTGCGCGAGCGCATGGGGTGGAAGTAA
- a CDS encoding DUF1059 domain-containing protein translates to MPGRKIIDCRDFPAEKPCDIAISGSEEDVIEVAVQHAVRSHGHQDTPELRQQIRSMLKDEPESRTAAA, encoded by the coding sequence ATGCCCGGAAGAAAAATCATCGACTGCCGCGACTTCCCGGCCGAGAAGCCGTGCGACATCGCCATCTCGGGCTCGGAAGAGGACGTCATCGAAGTGGCCGTGCAGCACGCCGTCCGTAGCCACGGCCATCAGGACACACCCGAACTGCGCCAGCAGATCCGCTCCATGCTCAAGGACGAGCCGGAGAGCAGAACCGCAGCCGCGTAG
- the gyrB gene encoding DNA topoisomerase (ATP-hydrolyzing) subunit B, translated as MASKETLTQPASTAKAEKEKSKSRKGNGAQNGEYTAESIKVLGGMEAVRKRPAMYIGSTGELGLHHLVYEVVDNSVDEALAGFCDTIEVTIHIDNSVTVKDNGRGIPVEDMDVDGEKFPAAQVVMTKLHAGGKFDTSSYKVSGGLHGVGVSVVNALSYQLDLEIWRDGFVWEQSYSRGEPTSKLKKTGKTQKTGTIVHFLPDKDIFTTIEFNFDTLSQRLRELAFLNRGLLITLTDERATDSKTGEPRRHEFKYTGGIAEFIKHLNRGKQTLHDKPIYMEAERDGVHMEIALQYNDGYSEAVFSFANNINTVDGGTHLSGFRTALTRTINYAAKQLGMFKDEKESLTGDDVREGLVAVISVKLPQPQFEGQTKGKLNSDIAGIVQAFVNERLGAYLEQNATVARRIINKAIEAARAREAARKARDLTRRKGALDGGGLPGKLADCSERDPSRCELYLVEGESAGGTAKQGRDRRFQAILPLKGKILNVEKARYDKMLGHEEIRAMITALGCGIGKEDFDSSKLRYGKIILMTDADVDGSHIRTLLLTFFFRHMQELIKRGHVFIAQPPLYRIKKGKSEQYIKDDREFVRVMIKRAAEGMVVRYGEGAARLEGTPLTKFITTLNEYLGFFDKVDKRLRDERITSLLPKLGLAMRSDFEGDKKTPTRKIEKLVQELEKVGKEAGFKQKPEAYFDEEHNLWGVRFTDSQGAERIINWQLASTPEFRQMLSKYKQIEAYMEPPFVVENLRRASANGDEAAAEGETEAATEAPEKSAKKAAKAPRKKAADVEPVEKTSARDLFEYVLNEGRKEYSVQRYKGLGEMSSHQLWETTMDPERRTLLEVKLEDIAECEQIFTTLMGEDVEARRKFIEENALDVKNLDI; from the coding sequence ATGGCCTCCAAAGAGACGCTGACTCAACCCGCCTCGACTGCGAAAGCCGAGAAGGAAAAGAGCAAGTCGCGCAAGGGCAACGGCGCGCAAAACGGCGAGTACACCGCCGAATCCATCAAGGTTCTGGGCGGCATGGAAGCGGTGCGCAAGCGCCCGGCGATGTACATCGGCTCCACCGGCGAGCTCGGCCTGCATCATCTGGTCTACGAAGTGGTGGACAACTCGGTGGACGAAGCGCTGGCCGGCTTCTGTGACACCATCGAGGTCACCATCCACATCGATAATTCCGTCACCGTGAAGGACAACGGTCGCGGCATCCCGGTGGAAGACATGGACGTGGACGGCGAGAAGTTCCCCGCCGCCCAGGTCGTCATGACCAAGCTGCATGCCGGCGGCAAGTTCGATACTTCGAGCTACAAGGTCTCCGGCGGCCTGCACGGCGTGGGTGTGAGCGTGGTGAATGCGCTCAGCTACCAGTTGGACCTCGAGATCTGGCGCGACGGCTTCGTGTGGGAGCAGTCCTACTCGCGCGGCGAGCCCACCTCCAAGCTGAAGAAGACCGGCAAGACGCAGAAGACCGGCACCATCGTGCACTTCCTGCCGGACAAGGACATCTTCACCACCATCGAGTTCAACTTCGATACGCTCTCGCAGCGCCTGCGCGAGCTGGCTTTCCTGAACCGGGGCCTGCTCATCACCCTCACCGACGAGCGCGCCACGGATTCCAAGACCGGCGAGCCCCGCCGCCACGAGTTCAAGTACACCGGCGGCATCGCCGAGTTCATCAAGCACCTGAACCGCGGCAAGCAGACGCTGCACGACAAGCCCATCTACATGGAAGCCGAGCGCGACGGCGTGCACATGGAGATCGCGCTGCAATACAACGACGGCTACAGCGAGGCCGTCTTCAGCTTCGCCAACAACATCAACACCGTAGATGGCGGCACGCATCTTTCCGGCTTCCGCACCGCGCTCACCCGCACCATCAACTACGCCGCCAAGCAGCTCGGCATGTTCAAGGATGAAAAGGAGAGCCTCACTGGCGACGACGTGCGCGAAGGCCTGGTGGCCGTCATCAGCGTCAAGCTGCCCCAGCCCCAGTTCGAGGGCCAGACCAAGGGCAAGCTGAATTCGGACATCGCTGGCATCGTGCAGGCGTTCGTGAACGAGCGCCTGGGAGCCTATCTGGAGCAGAACGCCACCGTCGCCCGCCGCATCATCAACAAGGCCATTGAAGCGGCGCGCGCTCGTGAAGCCGCGCGCAAGGCCCGCGACCTCACCCGCCGCAAGGGCGCGCTCGATGGCGGCGGCCTGCCCGGCAAGCTGGCCGATTGCTCCGAGCGCGATCCCAGTCGCTGCGAGCTGTATCTCGTCGAGGGCGAATCCGCCGGCGGCACCGCCAAGCAGGGACGCGACCGCCGCTTCCAGGCCATCCTGCCGCTCAAGGGCAAGATCCTGAACGTGGAGAAGGCGCGCTACGACAAGATGCTCGGCCACGAGGAGATCCGCGCCATGATCACCGCCCTGGGCTGCGGCATCGGCAAGGAAGACTTCGATTCCTCGAAGCTCCGCTACGGCAAGATCATCCTCATGACCGATGCCGACGTGGACGGCTCCCACATCCGCACCCTGCTGCTGACCTTCTTCTTCCGCCACATGCAGGAGCTCATCAAGCGCGGGCACGTGTTCATCGCCCAACCGCCGCTCTACCGCATCAAGAAAGGGAAGAGCGAGCAGTACATCAAGGACGACCGCGAGTTCGTGCGCGTCATGATCAAGCGCGCTGCCGAAGGCATGGTGGTGCGTTACGGCGAAGGTGCGGCCCGTCTGGAGGGCACGCCGCTCACCAAGTTCATCACTACGCTGAACGAGTACCTCGGCTTTTTCGACAAGGTGGATAAGCGCCTGCGCGACGAGCGCATCACTTCGCTCCTGCCGAAGCTGGGCCTGGCCATGCGCTCCGACTTCGAGGGCGACAAGAAGACGCCCACCAGGAAAATCGAGAAACTGGTCCAGGAACTGGAGAAAGTCGGCAAAGAGGCCGGCTTCAAGCAGAAGCCCGAAGCCTACTTCGATGAAGAGCACAACCTCTGGGGAGTGCGCTTCACCGACTCGCAGGGCGCCGAGCGCATCATCAACTGGCAGCTCGCTTCCACCCCCGAGTTCCGCCAGATGCTCTCCAAGTACAAGCAGATCGAGGCCTACATGGAACCGCCCTTCGTGGTGGAGAATCTTCGCCGCGCGTCAGCCAATGGCGACGAGGCCGCCGCCGAAGGCGAAACGGAAGCCGCAACCGAGGCGCCGGAAAAGTCCGCCAAGAAAGCCGCCAAGGCTCCGCGCAAGAAAGCCGCCGATGTCGAGCCGGTAGAGAAAACCTCCGCCCGCGACCTTTTCGAGTACGTCCTGAACGAAGGTCGCAAAGAGTACAGCGTGCAGCGTTACAAGGGCCTGGGCGAGATGAGCTCCCACCAGCTCTGGGAGACCACTATGGACCCCGAGCGCCGGACGCTCCTTGAAGTGAAGCTCGAAGACATCGCCGAGTGCGAGCAGATCTTCACCACGCTGATGGGCGAAGACGTCGAAGCCCGCCGCAAGTTCATCGAAGAGAACGCGCTGGACGTGAAGAACCTGGATATTTGA
- a CDS encoding DUF4145 domain-containing protein, translating into MEPFNWTCPFCDRDTTITGSNYQDDAANFGVDSADGKLRTLLVRIVCPNKSCRKSTLQLFTYELNGTYGNYSVGALQKSWTLIPPSQAKVFPDYVPKQIQGDYLEACLIRDLSPKASATLARRCLQGMIRNFWDIKKARLVDEVNELKDKVDGLVWQAIDGLRRVGNIGAHMEVDINVIVDVDEGEAGKLIGLIELLMKEWYIARHEREQRVKEVIALAQTKQQAKATKP; encoded by the coding sequence ATGGAGCCATTTAATTGGACCTGTCCATTCTGCGATAGGGACACCACAATAACCGGTTCGAACTATCAAGATGATGCAGCGAACTTCGGCGTGGATAGTGCTGATGGCAAGCTAAGAACGCTTCTCGTTCGCATAGTTTGTCCTAACAAATCTTGCAGGAAATCCACACTCCAGCTCTTCACCTACGAGCTTAACGGAACATACGGGAACTATTCAGTTGGTGCCTTGCAGAAGAGTTGGACCTTGATTCCACCTTCTCAGGCCAAGGTCTTTCCCGATTATGTGCCGAAGCAGATTCAAGGCGATTACTTGGAGGCGTGCCTAATAAGGGACTTGAGCCCGAAAGCTTCTGCCACCTTAGCGCGTCGTTGTCTTCAAGGAATGATTCGCAATTTTTGGGACATCAAGAAGGCAAGGCTGGTTGATGAAGTCAATGAACTCAAGGACAAAGTCGATGGTTTGGTTTGGCAGGCGATAGATGGACTCCGAAGAGTCGGGAACATCGGCGCGCACATGGAGGTCGACATAAACGTAATCGTCGACGTAGACGAGGGTGAGGCTGGCAAGTTAATCGGGCTCATTGAGCTCCTGATGAAAGAGTGGTACATCGCCCGACATGAGCGCGAGCAAAGGGTAAAGGAAGTAATCGCATTAGCCCAAACGAAGCAACAGGCAAAAGCTACAAAGCCCTAG
- a CDS encoding aminotransferase class I/II-fold pyridoxal phosphate-dependent enzyme, with translation MDKETLRILHDALARLDAGFAELPALETAIPGRERMEEVLAATADRLHDNFPYFHPLYAGQMLKPPHPVARLAYALAMWINPNNHALDGGRASSAMEKEAVAEIAAMYGWKTFLGHLCGGGTMANLEALWVAGQLHPGKTILASEQAHYTHGRISSVLQLKFENVACDTLGRMDVGALEKRLARGDIGAVVVTMGTTPTGAVDPLPAILALREKHGFRVHADAAYGGYFTLAANLDAPARQAFERIGECDSIVVDPHKHGLQPYGCGCVLFREPDVVRFYKHESGVTYFSSAELHLGEISLECSRPGASAVALWATQRLLPLVKGGEFAAGLGRCRQAALALHRKLKADAGWIAAFEPELDIVIYAPRAASASAISRLSHWTFDEAARRDLHLAKAEVPAKFFQSSAPEVKWDRESVTCLRSVLMKPEHLDWLDRIWEILSATAAARPAEP, from the coding sequence ATGGACAAGGAAACACTTCGCATCCTTCACGATGCCCTCGCCCGCTTGGACGCAGGCTTCGCCGAACTGCCCGCGTTAGAGACGGCCATTCCCGGGCGTGAGCGCATGGAAGAAGTCTTGGCCGCTACCGCCGACCGCCTGCACGACAACTTTCCTTACTTTCATCCGCTCTATGCCGGGCAGATGCTGAAGCCGCCGCATCCGGTGGCTCGGCTGGCCTACGCTCTGGCCATGTGGATCAATCCCAACAACCACGCCCTCGATGGCGGCCGCGCCAGCTCCGCCATGGAGAAGGAAGCCGTGGCCGAGATCGCCGCCATGTATGGATGGAAGACCTTCCTCGGGCATCTCTGCGGCGGCGGGACCATGGCGAATCTCGAAGCGCTGTGGGTGGCGGGACAGTTGCATCCCGGCAAGACGATTTTGGCTTCCGAGCAGGCGCACTACACGCATGGGAGGATCTCCAGCGTCCTGCAGCTCAAGTTCGAGAACGTCGCCTGCGATACGCTGGGGCGCATGGATGTGGGCGCACTGGAGAAGCGGCTGGCGCGCGGCGACATCGGCGCCGTCGTGGTCACCATGGGCACCACGCCCACGGGCGCGGTCGATCCGCTTCCTGCGATTCTCGCGCTGCGCGAAAAGCACGGCTTCCGCGTGCATGCCGACGCCGCCTATGGCGGCTACTTCACGCTGGCCGCGAACCTCGACGCGCCCGCGCGCCAGGCCTTTGAGCGCATCGGCGAGTGCGACTCCATCGTGGTCGATCCCCACAAGCACGGCCTGCAACCTTACGGCTGCGGCTGCGTGCTGTTCCGCGAGCCGGACGTCGTCCGCTTCTACAAGCACGAGTCGGGCGTTACCTACTTCAGCTCGGCGGAGCTGCACCTGGGCGAGATCAGCCTGGAGTGCTCGCGTCCGGGCGCTTCGGCCGTGGCGCTGTGGGCCACGCAGCGCCTGCTGCCGCTCGTCAAAGGCGGCGAGTTTGCCGCCGGCCTCGGCCGCTGCCGCCAGGCCGCGCTCGCGCTCCATCGCAAGCTAAAGGCTGACGCGGGCTGGATCGCCGCCTTCGAGCCCGAGCTGGATATCGTCATCTATGCCCCGCGCGCCGCGAGCGCGTCCGCCATCTCCCGCCTTTCGCACTGGACGTTCGACGAGGCCGCTCGCCGTGACCTCCACTTGGCTAAGGCGGAAGTGCCCGCGAAGTTCTTCCAGTCCTCGGCGCCCGAGGTGAAGTGGGACCGCGAGAGCGTCACCTGCCTGCGCTCCGTGCTGATGAAGCCCGAGCATCTCGACTGGCTCGACCGCATCTGGGAGATCCTCTCCGCGACGGCGGCGGCGCGCCCGGCGGAGCCGTAG
- a CDS encoding class I SAM-dependent methyltransferase, whose translation MSGDEVRGCPLCGRDNSACPRLSYAAHPWVLRECAGCGLVYLENPPPYEALEADLAWEKTWAAEHERRLSEEPVFGRVAQAINWMRAHVLHRDKLSELILRYVAPGPVLDVGCADGRALDRLPAGYIPFGIEVSRELHALADARFSRRGGRALRADALSGMQQLSHAFFEGIVMCSFLEHERQPRQALERAALLLKPGARLILKVPNFACWNRAVRGARWCGFRSPDHVNYFTPRLLARLVSDCGLKVRRFGPFDRFPTSDNMWLVAEK comes from the coding sequence ATGTCCGGCGACGAAGTCCGCGGCTGTCCGTTGTGCGGGCGCGACAATTCCGCCTGCCCGCGCTTGTCTTACGCCGCGCATCCCTGGGTGCTGCGCGAATGTGCCGGCTGCGGCCTGGTGTATCTGGAGAACCCGCCCCCCTACGAAGCTCTGGAAGCGGACCTCGCCTGGGAGAAGACCTGGGCCGCCGAACATGAACGCCGCTTGTCCGAGGAGCCGGTGTTCGGCCGCGTCGCGCAAGCCATCAACTGGATGCGCGCACACGTCCTACACCGCGACAAGCTCTCCGAGCTCATCCTGCGCTACGTGGCGCCCGGTCCCGTGCTCGACGTCGGCTGCGCCGATGGCCGTGCTCTCGACCGCTTGCCTGCCGGTTACATTCCCTTCGGCATCGAGGTCTCGCGCGAGCTGCACGCGCTGGCCGACGCCCGCTTCTCCCGCCGCGGCGGACGCGCCCTCCGCGCCGACGCCCTCTCCGGCATGCAGCAACTCAGTCATGCCTTCTTCGAAGGCATCGTCATGTGCTCGTTCCTGGAGCACGAGCGCCAGCCGCGCCAGGCGCTCGAGCGCGCCGCTCTGCTGCTCAAGCCCGGCGCGCGCCTCATCCTGAAAGTCCCCAACTTCGCCTGCTGGAACCGTGCCGTGCGTGGCGCGCGCTGGTGCGGTTTCCGCTCCCCGGACCACGTGAACTATTTCACGCCCAGGCTGCTCGCGCGCCTGGTCAGCGACTGCGGCCTGAAAGTGCGCCGCTTCGGCCCTTTCGACCGCTTCCCCACCAGCGACAACATGTGGCTGGTGGCGGAAAAGTGA
- a CDS encoding VIT and VWA domain-containing protein: MRRTLLAHLLILLALTASALAGNPPVTEGSLRIMGKDGVTGFCPLKHTDVKAEISGFLARVEVTQEFWNPSKEKIEAVYVFPLSQRSAVDDMTLEVGDRTVRGIIKRREEAQAIYEAARAAGHVAALLDQERPNIFTQSVANIMPGETVKVTIRYVEFLKYEDGAYEFSFPMVVGPRYIPGSVAIGKQSGGWAPDTDKVPDASRITPPVAGVQTPETRAGHDVSLEVTLDAGVPIQDFRSTSHAILADRTSASSAVVRLKQQAVIPNKDFILRYDVSGGRIEDAVLTHKTPAGKTSLRSTGFFTLILQPPDRIPESDITPKEIVFVLDTSGSMSGFPIEKAKEAMKLALEGLHPSDTFNLITFAGDTQILFPEPVPATPRNLALAQEFLAGRSGSGGTEMMKAIRAALEPSDSQEHVRVVCFMTDGYVGNDMEIVAEVQKHPNARVFSFGIGQSVNRFLLDKMAEVSRGEVEYVGLNDDGSAAARRFHERVRTPLLTDLSIDWNGLPVADIYPARLPDLFSAKPVIVTGRYGVPASGIIRLKGRRAGEDFVREIKVNLPASEARHDVLASLWARQKIDDLMARDYAGIQQGVARKDVKEAITQLGLDFHLMTQFTSFVAVEEMTVTEGGQPRIIQVPVEMPEGVSPEGVFGKAGEMQAQYAPASAPMSAVKAMRPSAGGIASGSGAGVGSGAVSTSQPVNGHMVRELKDEEVDRRADIRVHRPATWEARLDPGLLRMANCYEAEVTQPTRRGQCKLTGESKLEVEVWLSEKSDASLAKLRSLGFEVKLDPKTSKLIIGRVTVARLAQLARLDVVRYIAPHKSESAAN; the protein is encoded by the coding sequence ATGCGTCGCACGCTCTTGGCTCACCTGCTGATTCTGCTGGCTCTTACCGCCAGCGCCCTGGCCGGCAACCCGCCGGTCACCGAAGGCTCGCTCCGCATCATGGGCAAGGACGGCGTCACCGGCTTCTGCCCGCTCAAGCACACCGACGTCAAGGCCGAGATCTCCGGCTTCCTGGCGCGGGTGGAGGTGACGCAGGAGTTCTGGAATCCTTCGAAGGAAAAGATCGAGGCGGTCTACGTCTTCCCGCTCTCGCAACGTTCGGCCGTGGACGACATGACGCTCGAGGTCGGCGACCGCACCGTGCGCGGCATCATCAAGCGCCGCGAGGAGGCGCAAGCCATCTACGAAGCCGCGCGCGCCGCCGGCCACGTCGCCGCGCTGCTCGACCAGGAGCGTCCCAACATCTTCACCCAGTCGGTGGCCAACATCATGCCCGGCGAGACGGTCAAAGTGACCATCCGCTACGTCGAATTCCTCAAGTACGAAGACGGCGCTTACGAGTTCTCTTTCCCCATGGTGGTCGGCCCGCGCTACATTCCCGGCTCCGTTGCAATTGGTAAGCAGAGCGGCGGCTGGGCGCCGGACACAGACAAGGTCCCCGACGCTTCGCGCATCACGCCGCCCGTGGCCGGCGTGCAGACGCCGGAGACGCGTGCCGGCCACGACGTCTCGCTCGAAGTCACGCTCGACGCCGGCGTGCCCATCCAGGATTTCCGCTCCACCTCGCACGCCATTCTCGCCGACCGCACCAGCGCCTCGAGCGCCGTGGTCCGCCTGAAGCAGCAGGCCGTCATCCCTAACAAGGATTTCATCCTGCGCTACGACGTTTCCGGCGGCCGCATCGAGGACGCCGTGCTCACTCACAAGACGCCCGCGGGCAAGACCAGCCTGCGCTCCACCGGCTTCTTCACCCTCATCCTGCAGCCGCCCGATCGCATCCCGGAATCCGACATCACGCCCAAGGAGATCGTGTTCGTGCTCGACACCTCCGGTTCCATGTCCGGCTTCCCCATCGAGAAAGCGAAAGAAGCCATGAAGCTGGCGCTCGAGGGCTTGCACCCGAGCGACACCTTCAACCTCATCACCTTCGCCGGGGACACCCAAATCTTGTTCCCCGAACCGGTTCCGGCCACACCTAGGAATCTTGCGCTGGCGCAGGAATTCCTCGCCGGCCGCTCAGGCTCGGGCGGCACGGAGATGATGAAGGCCATCCGCGCCGCGCTCGAGCCCTCGGACTCCCAGGAGCACGTGCGCGTGGTCTGCTTCATGACCGATGGCTACGTCGGCAACGACATGGAGATTGTCGCTGAAGTGCAGAAGCATCCCAACGCCCGCGTGTTCAGCTTCGGCATCGGCCAGAGCGTGAACCGCTTTCTGCTGGACAAGATGGCGGAAGTGAGCCGTGGCGAAGTGGAGTATGTCGGCCTGAACGACGATGGCTCCGCGGCCGCGCGCCGCTTCCACGAGCGCGTGCGCACCCCGCTCCTCACCGACCTTTCCATCGACTGGAACGGCTTGCCCGTGGCGGACATCTACCCTGCCCGCCTGCCCGATCTGTTCAGCGCCAAGCCGGTCATCGTCACCGGCCGCTACGGCGTGCCGGCCAGCGGCATCATCCGGCTGAAAGGCCGTCGCGCCGGCGAGGACTTCGTCCGCGAGATCAAGGTGAACCTGCCCGCCTCCGAAGCACGCCACGATGTGCTCGCGTCGCTATGGGCGCGTCAGAAGATCGACGACCTCATGGCCCGCGACTACGCCGGCATCCAGCAGGGCGTCGCCCGCAAGGACGTGAAGGAAGCGATCACCCAGCTCGGCCTCGACTTCCACCTCATGACCCAGTTCACCTCCTTCGTCGCCGTCGAGGAGATGACCGTCACCGAAGGCGGCCAGCCCCGCATCATCCAGGTGCCGGTGGAGATGCCGGAAGGCGTCAGCCCCGAGGGCGTCTTCGGCAAAGCGGGTGAGATGCAGGCGCAATACGCGCCCGCTTCCGCTCCGATGTCCGCCGTGAAAGCCATGCGCCCATCTGCCGGCGGCATCGCCTCGGGTTCGGGCGCTGGCGTAGGCAGTGGCGCAGTCAGCACCAGCCAGCCCGTCAACGGCCACATGGTTCGCGAATTGAAGGACGAAGAAGTCGACCGCCGCGCCGATATCCGCGTACACCGCCCGGCGACCTGGGAAGCGCGCCTCGATCCCGGCCTGCTGCGTATGGCCAATTGTTACGAGGCCGAAGTCACGCAGCCGACCCGCCGCGGCCAGTGCAAGCTCACCGGCGAAAGCAAGCTCGAGGTCGAGGTCTGGCTCTCCGAAAAGAGCGACGCCAGCCTGGCCAAGCTGCGCTCTCTGGGCTTCGAAGTCAAGCTCGACCCTAAGACCTCGAAGCTCATCATCGGCCGCGTCACCGTTGCCAGGCTCGCCCAGCTCGCCCGGCTCGACGTGGTGCGCTACATCGCCCCGCACAAATCGGAGTCGGCTGCGAACTAA